In one window of Protaetiibacter larvae DNA:
- the coaA gene encoding type I pantothenate kinase: protein MADPGERPATATPFLELDRADWAALAPSTAHPLREEELVRLRGLGDALDLREVAEVYVPLSKLLSLYAVGAKALHRSTRDFLGQSEPPTPFVIGVAGSVAVGKSTIARLLRELLARWDDTPRVELVTTDGFLLPNAELERRGLMTRKGFPESYDRRALLRFVSRIKSGVDEVRAPVYSHLAYDIVPDAEIVVRRPDILIVEGLNVLQPPAPGARLAVSDLFDFTIYVDARTIDIERWYVDRFLRLQRGAFADPRSYFHRFATLDDEEARARAHSIWRDINGPNLEQNIAPTRARASLVLRKASDHTVSSVLIRKV from the coding sequence ATGGCTGACCCCGGCGAGCGTCCCGCGACGGCGACCCCGTTCCTCGAACTCGATCGCGCCGACTGGGCGGCACTGGCCCCCTCGACCGCGCATCCTCTGCGCGAGGAGGAGCTCGTGCGGCTGCGCGGACTCGGCGACGCGCTCGATCTGCGGGAGGTCGCCGAGGTGTACGTGCCGCTCAGCAAGCTGCTGAGCCTCTACGCGGTCGGCGCCAAGGCCCTGCACCGCTCCACACGCGACTTCCTGGGTCAGAGCGAACCGCCCACCCCGTTCGTGATCGGGGTCGCGGGCTCCGTCGCGGTGGGCAAGTCGACCATCGCACGACTGCTGCGCGAACTGCTCGCCCGTTGGGATGACACTCCGCGCGTCGAGCTCGTCACGACCGACGGCTTCCTGCTGCCCAACGCCGAGCTCGAGCGGCGCGGACTGATGACCCGCAAGGGCTTTCCCGAGAGCTACGATCGCCGCGCGCTGCTGCGCTTCGTGAGCCGGATCAAGAGCGGCGTCGACGAGGTGCGCGCGCCCGTGTACTCGCACCTCGCGTACGACATCGTCCCGGACGCCGAGATCGTGGTGAGGCGCCCCGACATCCTGATCGTCGAGGGGCTCAACGTCCTGCAACCACCAGCGCCGGGCGCCCGGCTCGCGGTGAGCGACCTGTTCGACTTCACGATCTACGTCGACGCGCGCACGATCGACATCGAGCGCTGGTACGTCGACCGCTTCCTGCGGCTGCAGCGCGGCGCGTTCGCCGACCCCCGCTCGTACTTCCACCGTTTCGCCACGCTCGACGACGAGGAGGCGCGCGCCCGCGCCCACAGCATCTGGCGCGACATCAACGGGCCGAACCTCGAGCAGAACATCGCGCCCACCCGCGCACGCGCCTCGCTCGTGCTGCGGAAGGCCTCGGATCACACGGTGTCGAGCGTGCTCATCCGGAAGGTCTAG